A stretch of Leishmania infantum JPCM5 genome chromosome 19 DNA encodes these proteins:
- a CDS encoding putative SNARE protein, which produces MAAVVDASGTVEGELRQAKNTLKTLSTLAEQAERGAMVDYDLAQRLMHEVSDRVRPLAQGTMNSFAGTTAVSSSGATLHARAGAGCSQNVTPLQRRRAEQVLSEVKLIETALHRYAKKAEQQATYVSDLKSLVGNGAGAYRQNYEAMDHLEREKKSLQYARQRMQAMESESRDVLAALQDQGRRLGGVGSKLGNLLETLGVSNMTILQIVRRNKADAWLVYGGIALLLFFLWYIW; this is translated from the coding sequence atggcggcggtggtggacgcAAGCGGCACTGTGGAGGGGGAGCTGCGACAGGCGAAGAACACACTGAAAACGCTGAGCACGCTTGCCGAGCAAGCCGAGCGCGGCGCCATGGTGGACTATGACTTAGCCCAGAGACTCATGCACGAGGTTTCCGACCGCGTGCGGCCTTTGGCGCAAGGCACCATGAACAGCTtcgccggcaccaccgccgtgtcctccagcggcgccacgctgcacgctcgcgccggcgccgggtGCTCGCAAAACGTTACACCGCTACAACGACGACGCGCCGAGCAGGTGCTATCGGAGGTGAAGCTAATCGAAACGGCACTGCACCGCTACGCCaagaaggcggagcagcaggccaCCTACGTGTCTGATCTGAAGTCGCTTGTCGGCAATGGCGCCGGGGCGTACCGCCAAAACTACGAAGCGATGGACCACCTGGAGCGCGAGAAAAAGAGCCTGCAGTACGCTCGGCAGCGCATGCAGGCAATGGAGTCGGAGAGCCGCGATGTGCTGGCGGCCCTTCAAGATCAAGGTCGCCGACTTGGCGGTGTAGGTAGCAAGCTTGGTAATTTGCTGGAGACCCTGGGCGTGTCGAACATGACAATTCTGCAGATTGTACGGCGGAACAAGGCGGATGCGTGGCTGGTGTACGGCGGGATCGCGCTGCTTCTGTTCTTCCTGTGGTACATTTGGTAG
- a CDS encoding putative signal recognition particle protein, which yields MSEVLKLEKTLRKQTTSDDVQASKIASTAERILSLQPNHVYAMQCKSVALLHSGRFAAALSVLENLQLEATPFKNSATFHLHKAYCHYRLMQYTEARAELQERQQRGPMSAAARHLLAQIHYNLEEYAEAAAMYAELVADGAYRDDVEKQELLTNYTASLSACAPEKVAAVVRDEADEKTPDLLFNLATAQVEAQNYEAAQATLLQAEQLCAAIFPKSKLRSLKDALAASSEVLQAQLGVQLGAPTSIGGSSSIATSPERCFFNEVCSNWVQQAYIAFMRHREDDARRIVDLILTYKPSSAVTSAVAGILYTALQRSADFFDSHRKLKAAQHVKVLPRLTSKQLIAVQYNTALLQLSAGALDRCTRTVEQMEKAHPNNELTHSLRLVLAVRELKKKKSLPASSPSSASRPTRTATDSARDVQECVRNYEAEATRHQGAGSSEAGNRKRHRFLQLITAQLFLEQGDLAHAVETLKALEGSTVARRPTTVMTMAAWEAQIGDVDAAMALLRERLTATTCGYSIAVKKAVLLWAVQDLAMARGHYAAVGQLLKAVQAADASLEKDREVTALLVICLAETDLAAAKRVIATLDADAAAALSGAGSNSHTAPSDKQIEALVRGNPGAAAMSELGYRRVTVVDQEGAAADGGRAASGAGLPQRRRRAMRRPAKNMDGKPDPERWIPMSLRSYIKDLPERRKKELRRLRAFDQEQKRRAAAAASHKQKKDEQLQRQHVAEASPVASAA from the coding sequence ATGTCCGAGGTGTTAAAGCTGGAAAAGACGCTGCGGAAGCAGACGACGTCCGACGACGTGCAAGCTTCCAAAatcgcctccacggcggAACGCATCTTGTCCTTGCAGCCGAACCACGTGTACGCGATGCAGTGCAAGTCTGTCGCCCTGCTCCACAGCGGGCGgttcgctgctgcgctgagCGTGCTAGAAAACCTCCAGCTCGAGGCAACGCCCTTCAAAAACAGCGCGACCTTCCACCTGCACAAGGCCTACTGCCATTACCGTCTCATGCAATACACTGAGGCCAGGGCGGAGCTGCAAGAGCGGCAGCAAAGGGGGCCCATGTCCGCGGCGGCCCGCCACCTGCTGGCCCAGATCCACTACAACCTCGAGGAGtacgccgaggcggccgccatgTACGCGGAACTCGTAGCCGACGGTGCCTACCGCGACGACGTGGAGAAACAGGAGCTGCTCACCAACTACACGGCCTCTCTATCCGCCTGTGCGCCGGAGAAGgttgcggcggtggtgcgtgaTGAGGCGGACGAGAAGACACCTGACCTGCTCTTTAATCTTGCCACCGCTCAGGTGGAGGCGCAAAACTACGAGGCCGCGCAGGCCACTCTACTCCAAGCAGAGCAACTGTGCGCTGCCATCTTCCCGAAGAGCAAGCTGCGCTCTCTGAAGGATGCGCTTGCTGCTAGCAgtgaggtgctgcaggcacAGCTCGGCGTCCAGCTCGGGGCACCGACGAGCATCGGTGGTAGCAGCTCTATCGCCACCTCACCGGAGCGCTGTTTCTTCAACGAGGTGTGCAGCAACTGGGTGCAGCAGGCGTACATTGCCTTCATGCGGCACCGCGAAGATGACGCGCGACGCATTGTTGATCTGATCCTCACGTACAAGCCGAGCTCCGCCGTCacgagcgccgtcgccggcatTCTGTATACGgccctgcagcgcagcgcggaCTTCTTCGACTCACACCGCAAGCTCAAGGCGGCCCAGCACGTCAAGGTGTTGCCGCGCCTCACATCGAAGCAGCTCATCGCCGTTCAGTACAACACGgccctgctgcagctgagcgCCGGCGCCCTCGACCGTTGCACCCGCACAGTAGAGCagatggagaaggcgcacCCGAACAACGAGCTGACGCACTCGCTGCGTCTCGTGCTGGCCGTGCGCGAGCTCAAGAAGAAGAAGTCCCTGCCAGCGagctcgccgtcgtcggcctCGAGGCCCACGAGGACCGCGACGGACAGCGCGCGTGACGTACAGGAGTGCGTGCGCAACTACGAAGCGGAGGCTACGCGGCACCAGGGTGCTGGGAGCTCGGAGGCCGGAAACCGGAAGCGCCATCGCTTCCTGCAGCTCATCACTGCCCAGCTCTTCCTCGAACAGGGCGACCTGGCGCACGCCGTGGAGACGCTGAAAGCGCTGGAGGGCTCCACAGTGGCGCGGCGTCCGACGACGGTGATGACGATGGCCGCCTGGGAGGCGCAGATTGGCGACGTCGACGCTGccatggcgctgctgcgcgagcggcTCACTGCCACGACTTGTGGCTACTCTATCGCTGTAAAGAAGGCAGTATTGCTCTGGGCCGTCCAGGACCTCGCCATGGCTCGCGGCCACTACGCTGCTGTGGGGCAGCTGCTCAAAGCGGTGCAAGCTGCGGACGCAAGCCTGGAGAAGGACCGCGAGGTGACGGCGTTGCTGGTCATATGCCTCGCCGAAACGGACTTGGCTGCGGCGAAGCGCGTCATCGCCACCCTCGACgcggacgccgcggcggcgctgagcggcgctggcagcaaCAGTCACACCGCCCCGTCGGATAAGCAGATcgaggcgctggtgcgcgggaatcccggcgccgccgccatgagCGAACTGGGGTATCGTCGCGTGACGGTGGTGGATCAGGagggcgctgccgctgatggaGGCCGCGCCGCCAGTGGTGCTggtctgccgcagcgccgtcgccgcgccaTGCGTCGCCCTGCGAAGAACATGGATGGCAAGCCAGACCCTGAGCGCTGGATCCCGATGTCGTTGCGCTCCTACATCAAGGATCTGCCGGAGCGACGCAAGAAGGAGctgaggcggctgcgcgccttCGACCAGGAGCAGAagcgccgtgccgcagcagcggcaagccACAAGCAGAAGAAGGACGAGCAACTGCAGCGGCAACATGTGGCAGAGGCCTCCCCCGTCGCCTCAGCTGCGTAA
- the putative ABCF2 gene encoding ATP-binding cassette protein subfamily F, member 2: protein MGKPKYLKKKQAAAAAGSEEGADKDVGDNTESTNGSPTTANALGKKSEAAKEEPHSSGAMVSFANPVYRQGVNDILVEKLDISYQGNAILENATLNLVSGHRYGLVGPNGCGKSTLLRVLGCHEIPFPSHVDRYYVSQEVEASDMSALDAVLAVDKEREKLESEMEDLALGDQEDPHVLSRLDDIYKRLDELDADTAAARAGKILFGLGFTKEMQRRPTKAFSGGWRMRISLAQALFINPTVLLLDEPTNHLDIEAVVWLENYLSKFKKTLFMVSHSQDFMNNVCTDICHMHLKKLNCYDGNYDQYCITREEKESNQMKKYQWEQNQIKNMKDYIARFGHGSAKLARQAQSKEKTLAKMTRGGLTDAVVKDSRINFEFPCAGPLPPPMLQFREVSFNYPGRPSLFTNLDLGVNMDSRICLVGPNGAGKTTLTKLMCRELEPTAGYVAKNAHCVMARFHQHFVDQINMDLTPLEWMSQEYPEVTQPPILRSALGRFGVSGKAQMTPMKTLSDGQKSRVVFAWMAYKRPHFMILDEPTNHLDIESIDALADAINSFEGAVVVVSHDLRLLAQIADEIWIVEKGEAKRFNGDIADYKEHVQNEVSRMMQSYAASL, encoded by the coding sequence ATGGGAAAGCCAAAGTACCTCAAAAAGAagcaggccgccgccgccgcaggctCCGAGGAAGGCGCGGACAAGGACGTGGGTGACAACACTGAGAGCACAAACGGttcgccgacgacggcgaacGCGCTTGGCAAGAAGTCGGAAGCGGCCAAGGAGGAGCCGCACAGCTCCGGAGCCATGGTTTCCTTTGCCAACCCCGTCTACCGCCAAGGCGTGAACGACATACTCGTCGAGAAGCTTGACATCAGCTATCAGGGCAACGCCATCCTGGAGAACGCGACGCTCAACCTCGTGAGCGGGCACCGCTACGGCCTCGTGGGCCCAAACGGGTGCGGCAAATCGACgttgctgcgcgtgctgggCTGCCATGAGATTCCCTTCCCGTCGCACGTGGACCGCTACTACGTTTCCCAAGAGGTGGAGGCCTCCGACATGTCCGCGCTGGACGCCGTGCTCGCCGTCGACAAGGAGCGCGAGAAACTCGAGTCGGAGATGGAGGATCTGGCGCTCGGTGACCAGGAGGACCCGCACGTGCTGAGCCGTCTGGATGACATCTACAAGCGTCTCGACGAGCTCGACGCcgacacggcggccgcgcgcgctggcaAGATTTTGTTCGGTCTCGGCTTTACGAaggagatgcagcggcgcccgACGAAGGCGTTCTCCGGCGGTTGGCGTATGCGCATCtcgctggcgcaggcgctgttCATCAACCCCACCGTGCTACTGCTGGATGAGCCGACGAACCACCTAGATATCGAGGCCGTTGTGTGGCTCGAGAACTACCTCAGCAAGTTCAAGAAGACGCTCTTCATGGTGTCACACTCGCAAGACTTCATGAACAACGTCTGCACGGACATCTGCCACATGCACCTGAAGAAGCTTAACTGCTACGACGGCAACTACGACCAGTATTGCATCACCcgggaagagaaggaaagcaaCCAGATGAAGAAGTACCAATGGGAGCAGAACCAGATCAAGAACATGAAGGATTACATTGCTCGCTTCGGTCACGGTAGTGCCAAGCTCGCCCGTCAGGCGCAGTCCAAGGAGAAGACGCTGGCGAAGATGACCCGCGGCGGTCTCACGGACGCGGTCGTCAAGGACAGCCGCATCAACTTCGAGTTCCCGTGCGCCGgcccgctgccaccgccgatgCTGCAATTCCGAGAGGTCTCCTTCAACTACCCGGGTCGCCCGTCCCTCTTCACGAACCTCGATCTCGGCGTCAACATGGATTCCCGCATATGTCTCGTTGGCCCCAACGGTGCTGGTAAGACGACTCTGACGAAGCTCATGTGCCGCGAGCTGGAGCCGACCGCCGGGTACGTAGCGAAGAACGCGCACTGCGTCATGGCCCGCTTCCACCAGCACTTTGTGGACCAAATCAACATGGATCTGACGCCGCTGGAGTGGATGTCGCAGGAATACCCGGAGGTGACGCAGCCGCCGATTTTGCGCAGTGCCCTGGGCCGCTTTGGCGTGTCTGGCAAAGCGCAGATGACGCCGATGAAGACGCTCTCGGACGGGCAGAAGTCGCGTGTGGTGTTCGCGTGGATGGCATACAAGCGCCCGCACTTTATGATTCTCGATGAGCCGACGAACCACCTGGACATCGAGTCCATCGACGCCCTCGCCGACGCCATCAACAGCTTCGAGGGTGCCGTCGTGGTCGTCTCGCACGACCTGCGGCTCCTGGCGCAGATCGCCGATGAAATCTGGATCGTTGAGAAGGGCGAAGCAAAGCGCTTTAATGGCGACATTGCCGACTACAAGGAGCACGTGCAAAATGAGGTGAGCCGCATGATGCAGAGCTACGCGGCCTCGCTGTAA